The Ignatzschineria rhizosphaerae genome contains a region encoding:
- the eco gene encoding serine protease inhibitor ecotin: MKLSRLLMTISGAMLISVASANGADTLKPFPEAKKDEIRYVIELPELANEDAVKVQLIAGKTIEVDCNYQSFGGTISEENLEGWGYSFYKISELMGPMSTLMGCPEDSKHEAFVAMQDSPLIRYNSKLPIVIYAPEDVSVKYRIWQADVLEMDAQKQ, from the coding sequence ATGAAATTATCACGCTTATTAATGACAATCTCAGGCGCAATGCTTATCTCCGTTGCTTCTGCAAACGGGGCTGACACTTTAAAACCATTTCCAGAAGCTAAAAAAGATGAGATTCGCTACGTCATTGAACTCCCTGAACTTGCTAATGAAGATGCCGTAAAGGTACAACTTATTGCCGGCAAGACCATTGAAGTCGATTGCAACTACCAAAGTTTTGGTGGCACAATTAGTGAAGAGAACCTTGAGGGTTGGGGATATAGTTTTTATAAAATCTCTGAATTAATGGGACCAATGTCAACTTTAATGGGATGCCCTGAAGATAGTAAACATGAAGCCTTTGTGGCAATGCAAGACTCTCCACTCATTCGCTATAACAGCAAACTTCCGATTGTGATTTATGCACCTGAAGATGTCTCTGTAAAATACAGAATCTGGCAAGCAGATGTTTTAGAGATGGATGCTCAAAAACAGTAA
- a CDS encoding PAS domain-containing protein: MDHDHNLAEYIIEQASDAFIYADIHGNIQRWNSAACQLFGFSKTEVLGKNMNLIIPERARKAHWDGFNMAIQSGKLQLSGKPTLTRILHKDPDRRLYVEMSFALIKNEIGKVLGSVAIAREVERKE; encoded by the coding sequence ATGGATCATGACCACAATCTTGCGGAATATATTATTGAGCAAGCAAGTGATGCTTTCATTTATGCAGATATTCATGGAAATATTCAACGCTGGAATAGTGCCGCTTGCCAACTGTTTGGATTTTCTAAAACTGAAGTTCTTGGAAAAAACATGAACCTGATAATCCCTGAAAGAGCCCGAAAGGCGCACTGGGATGGTTTTAATATGGCAATACAAAGCGGTAAACTTCAACTATCGGGAAAACCAACTTTAACAAGGATATTACATAAAGATCCAGATAGACGGCTTTATGTAGAGATGAGCTTTGCTTTAATTAAAAATGAAATTGGCAAAGTCCTTGGTAGCGTCGCTATCGCTCGTGAAGTAGAGCGAAAAGAATAG
- a CDS encoding EexN family lipoprotein, which translates to MKKIILITSISAFFLTACGDEYADLRKMTVQDYLDNKSLLDEVMNKCHNHEIKDEDICETMKEAIDSNHDAW; encoded by the coding sequence ATGAAAAAGATAATACTCATCACTTCTATCTCTGCCTTTTTCCTCACAGCTTGCGGCGATGAATATGCAGATCTTCGTAAAATGACAGTACAAGACTATTTAGATAATAAATCCTTATTAGATGAAGTTATGAATAAATGCCATAACCATGAAATAAAAGATGAAGATATCTGTGAAACCATGAAAGAAGCTATCGACTCAAATCATGATGCTTGGTAA
- a CDS encoding SDR family NAD(P)-dependent oxidoreductase, translated as MMAGMRKKEREGRNIIVYGVSRGLGAAIFKKFPKSEDTIFGVSRSTPSFINDAKSSHWIEADLGAPIESTQKIAEDLGDMPLDILVYNVGIWEEKAFSDAYDFESVPADEVIKMVTTNITSAILHIQALLPNLRLSANAKVILVGSTWGLPNHKGKELVFSATKFALKGMLESLREIVREDKIGVSVLSLGYLATEFEIDVPIKRVLEESHYSMIPLQDVLSAIEFIASTSSATCVKEIIMPAMIDENV; from the coding sequence ATGATGGCTGGAATGCGTAAGAAAGAGAGAGAAGGGCGTAATATTATTGTTTATGGCGTGAGTCGTGGCTTAGGAGCGGCGATTTTTAAGAAGTTTCCCAAGAGTGAAGATACGATTTTTGGAGTTTCACGTAGTACACCATCTTTTATTAATGATGCAAAAAGTAGTCACTGGATTGAGGCTGATTTAGGAGCGCCAATAGAGAGTACGCAGAAAATTGCAGAAGACTTAGGGGATATGCCTCTTGATATATTGGTTTATAACGTGGGGATTTGGGAAGAGAAGGCCTTTAGTGATGCTTATGATTTTGAGTCAGTGCCGGCTGATGAGGTCATAAAGATGGTGACAACGAATATCACTTCCGCCATCTTGCATATTCAGGCACTTTTACCAAATTTAAGACTTTCGGCAAATGCGAAAGTTATTTTGGTCGGCTCAACGTGGGGTTTACCTAACCATAAAGGGAAAGAGCTAGTATTTTCTGCAACAAAGTTTGCGCTTAAAGGTATGCTCGAATCTTTACGGGAGATTGTGCGTGAAGATAAAATCGGTGTTTCAGTATTGAGTTTGGGGTATTTAGCTACTGAGTTTGAGATTGATGTGCCGATAAAGAGAGTTTTAGAAGAGAGCCATTATTCAATGATTCCTTTGCAAGATGTTCTCTCTGCAATTGAGTTTATTGCGTCAACTTCTTCAGCAACTTGCGTGAAGGAAATAATCATGCCGGCAATGATTGATGAGAATGTTTAA
- a CDS encoding alpha/beta fold hydrolase → MTQLLNYKITTPEVEKHPVPILLMHGLFGDMNNLGMIARGLEEYTTIQIDARNHGESFHSEIMNYDVMAEDIVHLLDHLGIEKVILIGHSMGGKAVMTVTKLIPEKVDKLIIIDVAPVAYKERRHDEILAALNAVNESGVTDRREAAEIMRQYITEGEFVIQFLLKSFRDGKLRFNVPVLDREYDAISGWKKIPTWNGKAFFIIGGDSGYVTREYQAEVQAQLPNSSAIVIAGAGHWVHAQKTDSVVKAILNFLGKNE, encoded by the coding sequence ATGACGCAGTTACTTAATTACAAAATCACCACACCGGAAGTTGAAAAACATCCTGTACCAATTCTTCTGATGCATGGTCTATTTGGGGATATGAATAATCTTGGCATGATTGCTCGAGGTTTAGAGGAATACACCACCATTCAAATAGATGCTCGCAATCATGGGGAATCTTTCCATAGCGAGATTATGAATTATGATGTGATGGCGGAAGATATCGTCCATTTACTTGATCATCTTGGCATTGAAAAAGTGATTTTAATAGGCCATTCAATGGGTGGAAAAGCCGTGATGACCGTGACAAAACTCATCCCAGAAAAAGTCGATAAACTCATCATTATTGATGTTGCGCCAGTGGCTTATAAAGAACGCCGTCATGATGAGATTTTAGCAGCACTTAATGCCGTTAATGAGAGCGGTGTAACAGATCGACGCGAAGCTGCCGAGATTATGCGGCAATATATTACGGAAGGCGAATTTGTCATTCAATTTCTCCTAAAGTCCTTCCGTGATGGCAAGCTCCGCTTTAATGTTCCGGTATTAGATAGAGAATATGATGCGATCTCTGGCTGGAAAAAAATTCCAACATGGAATGGGAAAGCATTCTTTATTATTGGTGGGGATTCAGGTTACGTCACGCGAGAATATCAAGCAGAAGTTCAAGCACAACTCCCTAACTCCTCGGCTATCGTTATTGCCGGCGCTGGCCATTGGGTGCATGCTCAAAAAACAGATTCTGTAGTAAAAGCGATTCTTAACTTTCTAGGAAAAAATGAGTAA
- the mutS gene encoding DNA mismatch repair protein MutS, with translation MTENMKDLKAHTPMMQQYWEIKDRYPNMLLFYRLGDFYELFYDDAKKAAKLLDITLTQRGNSAGAPIPMAGIPHHSSESYLARLLKQGESVAICEQVGEVTGKGPVERDVVRILTPGTLTDDYLLDAKNDSITAALFQVEEKWLIAWINLAGAEFSLMPPLSEEAMTAELLRIKPSEIVHSESLKVPAKIRHLCHFTPFPDWHFDQPRNYTLLCEHFKTQSLQGFSLEQDHLGIHVAGALLTYVKETQKDPLSYINQITLESIDDAVILDMTTRRNLEIERTLYGETNNTVRDLLDECQTPMGSRLLSRWLNRPLRDHKVLNERLNLIESLEGKPQHKNIREALQNIGDLERLVTRIVLKTARPRDLTQLRKILQNTPEVAAEITKNEKLTAINPLWLEWLKPQNELCALLETAIVDEPPLLIRDGGVIKTGYDQNLDELIELSTKGDQFLLNLETSERERLNIPTLKVGYNRVHGYYIEVSKLHSDKVPTEYVRRQTLKDVERYIYPELKEFENKILSAKERSLALEKVLWDELLEKIEPHQTALRLLSESLANIDIFITLGLLKNRYNWCRPEFSKQIGIEIKKGRHPIVERTLNRPFIPNDLSIHPQSNMLIVTGPNMGGKSTYMRQTALIALMAHIGSFVPAESAKLGPIDRIFTRIGAQDDLNSEQSTFMVEMTETATILNYATDQSLVLMDEVGRGTSTLDGLSLAWSAAVYLTEKAKAMTIFATHYFEMTELEELYATVKNLHLDAVEYKDEIIFMHEVKPGAASKSYGLQVAALAGVPKAVIESAKTKLSQLEQSFLAASVTHGKNEVSQKAPAINQPAEVIEKMPAKKASPQAEIPFFMEPTPSEVEEEIRAIDANDLTPRMALDLIYAWQKKLR, from the coding sequence ATGACAGAGAATATGAAAGACCTCAAAGCACATACGCCGATGATGCAACAATATTGGGAAATTAAAGACCGTTATCCGAATATGCTCCTCTTTTATCGCTTAGGTGATTTCTACGAGCTCTTTTATGATGATGCTAAAAAAGCCGCTAAACTCCTCGATATTACCTTAACTCAGCGCGGAAACTCAGCAGGCGCACCGATTCCTATGGCAGGAATTCCCCACCACTCTTCAGAGAGCTATCTTGCTCGCCTCCTTAAGCAAGGCGAATCGGTTGCCATTTGTGAGCAAGTTGGCGAAGTGACTGGCAAAGGCCCTGTTGAGCGAGATGTTGTGCGTATTTTAACGCCGGGCACGCTCACTGATGATTATCTCTTAGATGCTAAAAACGATAGTATTACCGCAGCGCTTTTCCAAGTGGAAGAGAAATGGCTCATTGCATGGATTAATCTTGCTGGCGCTGAGTTCTCCCTCATGCCGCCCCTTTCAGAAGAAGCGATGACAGCTGAACTTTTACGAATCAAACCCTCTGAAATCGTCCATAGCGAATCTTTAAAAGTGCCAGCAAAAATTCGCCACCTTTGCCACTTTACCCCATTCCCCGATTGGCATTTTGATCAACCTCGTAACTACACGCTACTTTGTGAACATTTTAAAACACAAAGTCTGCAAGGCTTTTCGCTAGAGCAAGATCATTTAGGAATCCATGTTGCTGGCGCTCTTCTCACTTACGTGAAAGAGACACAAAAAGACCCTTTAAGTTACATCAACCAAATCACCCTTGAGTCAATTGATGATGCGGTCATTTTAGATATGACAACGCGCCGAAATTTAGAAATTGAGCGCACGCTCTATGGGGAAACCAACAATACCGTGCGAGATCTTCTTGATGAGTGCCAAACACCGATGGGCTCAAGACTTCTCTCTAGATGGCTTAACCGCCCGCTACGCGATCATAAAGTGCTCAATGAACGTCTTAATCTGATTGAATCTTTAGAGGGCAAACCTCAACATAAAAATATCCGTGAGGCGCTCCAAAATATCGGTGACCTTGAGCGCTTAGTCACACGAATTGTCCTAAAAACAGCGCGCCCAAGAGATTTAACACAGCTGCGTAAAATTCTCCAAAACACGCCAGAAGTTGCGGCTGAAATTACGAAGAATGAAAAACTTACTGCTATTAATCCCCTCTGGCTTGAATGGCTTAAACCACAAAATGAACTTTGTGCGCTCCTTGAAACAGCGATTGTGGATGAACCGCCCCTTCTAATTCGTGATGGTGGCGTGATTAAAACCGGTTATGATCAAAATTTAGATGAATTAATCGAGCTTAGTACTAAAGGAGATCAATTTCTCTTAAATCTTGAAACTAGTGAACGTGAGCGCTTAAACATCCCTACACTTAAAGTAGGATATAACCGTGTTCATGGCTATTACATAGAAGTCTCAAAATTGCATTCTGATAAAGTACCGACAGAATATGTCAGACGACAAACCTTAAAAGATGTTGAGCGCTATATCTATCCTGAATTAAAAGAGTTTGAGAATAAGATCCTCTCCGCTAAAGAGCGCTCCTTAGCACTTGAAAAAGTGCTTTGGGATGAGTTATTAGAGAAGATTGAACCGCATCAAACCGCGCTTCGCCTCTTAAGTGAATCGCTAGCGAATATTGATATCTTTATCACGCTTGGCCTGCTTAAGAACCGTTACAATTGGTGCCGCCCTGAATTTAGTAAACAGATCGGTATTGAGATTAAAAAAGGTCGTCACCCGATTGTCGAGCGCACCTTAAATCGCCCATTTATCCCTAATGATCTCTCCATTCATCCACAATCAAATATGCTGATTGTAACGGGCCCTAATATGGGCGGTAAGTCCACCTATATGCGTCAAACGGCGCTGATTGCTTTAATGGCACATATTGGTTCTTTTGTGCCGGCAGAGAGTGCAAAACTAGGTCCTATTGATCGCATCTTTACCCGAATTGGGGCGCAAGATGACTTAAACTCTGAGCAATCAACCTTCATGGTTGAGATGACAGAAACCGCCACAATTCTCAACTACGCTACCGATCAGAGCTTAGTCTTAATGGATGAAGTTGGCCGAGGCACTTCAACACTTGATGGCCTGTCTCTGGCTTGGAGCGCGGCGGTTTATCTCACAGAAAAGGCAAAAGCGATGACCATTTTTGCCACCCACTATTTTGAGATGACAGAGCTTGAAGAACTCTACGCAACCGTTAAAAACTTGCATCTTGATGCGGTTGAATATAAAGATGAGATTATCTTTATGCATGAAGTCAAACCTGGCGCTGCCTCTAAGAGCTATGGCTTACAAGTTGCCGCCCTTGCCGGCGTTCCTAAAGCCGTTATTGAATCAGCTAAAACGAAGCTTTCTCAATTAGAACAAAGCTTCTTAGCCGCATCTGTCACCCATGGCAAGAACGAAGTTTCACAAAAAGCGCCAGCAATTAATCAGCCCGCAGAAGTCATTGAAAAAATGCCGGCAAAGAAAGCAAGCCCACAAGCAGAGATTCCGTTTTTTATGGAGCCAACACCATCAGAAGTAGAAGAAGAGATTCGCGCTATTGATGCCAATGATCTCACACCAAGAATGGCGCTTGATCTGATCTATGCTTGGCAGAAGAAGCTTCGCTAA
- a CDS encoding TerC family protein codes for MEVFLGSLVDPSVWISLVILLLLEVILGIDNLIFIAILANKLPPKQRSRARVVGLSLALVMRIGLLSIMTWLITLTDPIYADPNHYATFSFNNLLKFLGSFSYRDIIMILGGFFLIQKATRELHERIEGEVDFNNKSKNYAKFWPIVMQIIVLDAVFSFDAVITATSIADYLWVMILAVTISMGMMIFAAKALTIFVHKHPTIVVLCLSFLLMIGLTLVVEGFGFEIPKGYIYAAIGFSLFIEIINQWINRKQETVLNQYSRRERTANMVLRLLGNQPDESDEEDSEEKGDEEMPILFGEDERNMVSGVLTLGERTIRSIMTPRNDISWINQQDSKEKLLESLEENPHNQFPICDGALDNVKGVARSKDVVMDLIEFGEIQERSIKPVIFSHRSTSVLKMMDIFRDSKAHLVVVTDDFGGVQGVITLLDVFEAIAGEFPDEDEALSVEKVSDDEWNIDAGCDLLLVEQTLNIRGLVDEDGDYSSLGGLMVDQFDSLPEKGDSLDIEGFRFTVLDVDDKRILMVNVKRLEEMAENKEEQND; via the coding sequence ATGGAAGTATTTTTGGGATCCCTAGTGGATCCATCAGTTTGGATATCGCTCGTTATACTTCTTTTATTAGAAGTTATTTTAGGGATCGATAACCTCATCTTTATCGCAATTCTTGCCAATAAACTTCCACCAAAACAACGTAGCAGAGCACGAGTTGTTGGGCTCTCCTTAGCATTAGTCATGCGTATTGGTCTGTTGTCTATTATGACATGGCTCATTACTTTAACAGATCCGATCTATGCAGACCCTAATCATTATGCGACTTTTTCCTTCAATAACCTGCTGAAGTTTCTCGGTAGCTTCTCCTATAGAGACATTATAATGATTCTCGGTGGATTTTTCTTGATTCAAAAAGCCACAAGAGAGCTTCATGAACGAATTGAGGGCGAGGTTGATTTTAATAATAAATCCAAAAACTACGCAAAGTTTTGGCCTATTGTTATGCAAATCATTGTGCTTGATGCTGTATTCTCATTTGATGCGGTCATTACGGCAACAAGTATTGCCGATTATCTTTGGGTGATGATTTTAGCGGTTACCATTTCTATGGGAATGATGATCTTTGCCGCTAAAGCGCTTACAATCTTTGTGCATAAACACCCAACGATTGTGGTGCTTTGTTTAAGCTTTTTGTTAATGATTGGTTTAACCCTTGTGGTGGAAGGATTTGGCTTTGAGATTCCAAAAGGCTATATCTACGCAGCTATTGGGTTCTCACTCTTTATTGAGATTATCAATCAATGGATTAATCGTAAACAAGAGACGGTTCTTAACCAATATTCACGCCGAGAAAGAACGGCAAATATGGTGCTTCGCTTATTGGGTAATCAGCCAGATGAGTCTGATGAGGAAGATAGCGAAGAGAAGGGCGATGAAGAGATGCCAATCCTCTTTGGGGAAGATGAGCGCAACATGGTGAGCGGCGTCTTAACATTAGGGGAGCGAACTATTCGTTCAATTATGACGCCAAGAAATGATATTTCATGGATCAATCAACAAGATTCGAAAGAGAAGCTCCTTGAAAGCTTAGAAGAGAATCCCCATAATCAGTTTCCGATATGTGATGGCGCGCTTGATAATGTTAAAGGCGTAGCAAGATCGAAGGATGTTGTGATGGATCTCATTGAATTTGGAGAGATTCAGGAGCGAAGTATAAAACCTGTGATCTTCTCGCATCGTTCAACAAGTGTGCTCAAAATGATGGATATTTTCCGTGATAGTAAAGCGCATTTAGTGGTTGTAACCGATGACTTTGGCGGTGTTCAAGGGGTTATCACGTTGTTAGATGTCTTTGAAGCAATTGCTGGTGAATTCCCAGATGAGGATGAAGCCCTTTCTGTAGAGAAAGTATCCGATGATGAGTGGAATATTGATGCAGGGTGTGATCTATTGTTAGTTGAGCAAACCTTGAATATTCGCGGGCTTGTTGATGAAGATGGTGATTATAGCTCGCTTGGCGGCCTTATGGTCGATCAGTTCGATAGCTTACCTGAAAAGGGCGATTCCTTAGATATCGAGGGCTTTAGATTTACAGTATTAGATGTGGATGATAAGCGCATCTTAATGGTAAATGTGAAGAGACTTGAAGAGATGGCTGAGAACAAAGAGGAACAAAATGATTAA
- the hslO gene encoding Hsp33 family molecular chaperone HslO produces the protein MINSKDKTVDLLDRFIFDKLPIRGERVLLEHTWREHLVRRNYPKNVEKLLGELIATTALLGATIKIEGRLTVQIQGNGPVSLLVVQVNHLHGIRATAKIDGDVEGLTSLKELCGEGHVVITIDAEHFKQPYQGVISLTEESIAKVIEYYFETSEQLPTRLFLATSENAAAGLMIQRLPGEIHDEDLFNRAIMLAETASKEELLTLPTSELLYRLYETDEDLAVRIFEPDQYHFECNCSKERSLTMLYHLGEEELRELLNEQDGTVYVDCEFCGKRYLFSEQDVDFSLCTPEEQAKLDA, from the coding sequence ATGATTAATAGTAAAGACAAAACCGTGGATCTTTTAGACCGTTTTATCTTTGATAAACTCCCTATTCGGGGAGAGCGAGTATTATTAGAACATACTTGGCGGGAGCATTTAGTGCGCCGCAATTATCCTAAAAATGTTGAAAAACTTTTAGGGGAGTTGATTGCAACAACAGCGCTATTAGGCGCAACCATTAAAATTGAAGGTCGTTTGACGGTGCAAATTCAAGGAAATGGTCCTGTGAGTTTGCTTGTGGTACAGGTCAATCACCTTCACGGCATTCGTGCGACTGCCAAAATTGATGGGGATGTGGAAGGCTTAACGAGCTTAAAAGAGCTTTGTGGAGAAGGTCATGTAGTAATTACCATTGATGCAGAGCACTTTAAGCAACCTTATCAAGGCGTGATCTCTTTAACGGAAGAATCGATTGCTAAGGTGATTGAGTATTATTTTGAAACATCAGAGCAGTTACCAACAAGATTATTTTTAGCAACTTCTGAAAATGCGGCAGCAGGGTTAATGATTCAAAGATTACCTGGGGAGATTCATGATGAAGATCTCTTTAATCGTGCAATCATGCTTGCTGAAACAGCGAGTAAAGAGGAGCTATTAACGCTACCAACATCGGAGCTACTGTATCGTTTGTATGAAACAGATGAAGATCTTGCGGTACGTATTTTTGAACCAGATCAATACCACTTTGAGTGTAATTGCTCTAAAGAGCGCTCTTTAACGATGCTTTACCATTTAGGCGAAGAAGAGCTTCGAGAGCTTTTAAATGAGCAAGATGGCACGGTATATGTTGATTGTGAGTTTTGCGGTAAGCGTTATCTCTTTAGTGAGCAGGATGTGGATTTTTCACTTTGCACACCAGAAGAGCAAGCTAAGCTTGATGCTTAG
- a CDS encoding flavin prenyltransferase UbiX — protein sequence MTQQFEIPVKPYRESDRISVALSGASGAQYGLRLIEVLVGKGYPVNVLLTHAALMVLALEMEIHLGNSLSEQKKRLMARFNIEDSELLNIYSEKDWMAPLASGSNTSRAMIICPCSMGMLAAVATGQSNNLIERAADVMIKERKHLMLVVREAPFNQIHLENMLTLSKMNVQIMPANPGFYHQPQSVEDIIDFMVARILDQIEIPHDLMMRWGDKKALE from the coding sequence ATGACTCAGCAATTTGAGATCCCTGTAAAGCCCTACCGTGAGAGTGATCGTATTAGTGTGGCGCTATCAGGCGCTTCTGGGGCGCAATATGGTTTGCGCTTGATCGAAGTGTTAGTGGGAAAGGGATATCCTGTTAATGTGTTATTAACGCACGCGGCATTAATGGTTTTAGCCCTTGAGATGGAGATTCATTTAGGGAATTCTCTTAGTGAACAGAAAAAACGTTTAATGGCGCGTTTTAATATTGAAGATTCAGAGCTGCTTAATATTTATAGTGAGAAGGATTGGATGGCGCCATTGGCCTCAGGTTCTAATACTTCAAGAGCGATGATTATTTGTCCTTGCTCCATGGGAATGCTTGCAGCGGTTGCGACTGGGCAATCGAATAACTTGATCGAGCGCGCTGCAGATGTGATGATTAAAGAGCGAAAACATTTAATGTTAGTGGTTCGTGAAGCGCCATTTAATCAGATCCATTTAGAGAATATGTTGACGCTTAGTAAAATGAATGTCCAAATTATGCCGGCAAATCCAGGGTTTTATCATCAGCCTCAATCGGTAGAAGATATTATTGATTTTATGGTGGCAAGAATTTTAGATCAGATCGAAATTCCCCATGATTTAATGATGCGTTGGGGCGATAAAAAAGCCTTAGAATAG
- a CDS encoding RDD family protein has translation MSQISQKNTKRYRVRFTGEMLPGFTQESAILSVAKAYSVPPEDIAKWFAPDGVTLRESATQEEIVGLEGFFNQHGLKLSIVEVMPEITQSPQAQGSVEAVKEASETKEVEEDSSAPNLETSKALEDANTEAEIAREEKDRRDAENFQQDYSDKNPPKEISLEDLQQTLSRLKVMLLPKDLEGFVPASLGKRFAAFIIDFFFFVILFQLILSNILANFGLVDLEVINQYVALFNESGGSLEKMLASPEIEALSTQILKTIGPWYILLYFIYFAVQERYYGATLGKRLFKIRIFSLRTGKNLTWNSIAIRTILFFMGMQFLTSLPIVGIFLFAGTVLWAIRDPLYRRTLYDMVAGTVVGSVPSDK, from the coding sequence ATGAGTCAGATCAGTCAGAAGAACACGAAGAGATACCGTGTACGATTTACAGGAGAGATGCTCCCGGGCTTTACCCAAGAATCGGCAATTTTAAGTGTGGCAAAAGCTTATAGTGTGCCACCAGAAGATATTGCAAAATGGTTTGCTCCTGATGGTGTCACGCTTCGGGAATCTGCAACACAAGAGGAAATCGTTGGATTAGAAGGATTCTTTAATCAGCATGGTCTAAAGCTTTCTATTGTTGAAGTGATGCCTGAGATTACGCAAAGCCCTCAAGCTCAAGGTAGTGTTGAGGCTGTAAAAGAAGCAAGTGAAACGAAAGAAGTAGAAGAAGATTCATCTGCACCAAACTTAGAAACCTCAAAAGCTTTAGAAGATGCTAATACAGAAGCAGAGATAGCGAGGGAAGAGAAAGATCGCCGGGATGCTGAGAATTTTCAGCAAGATTATTCTGACAAAAATCCCCCAAAAGAGATCTCTTTAGAGGATCTTCAGCAGACTTTATCACGCTTAAAAGTGATGCTATTGCCGAAAGATCTTGAAGGCTTTGTGCCGGCAAGTTTAGGAAAACGTTTTGCGGCATTTATCATTGATTTTTTCTTTTTCGTGATCCTTTTTCAGCTCATTCTCTCTAATATCCTCGCTAATTTTGGGTTAGTGGATTTAGAGGTGATTAATCAGTATGTTGCGTTATTTAATGAGTCAGGCGGTTCATTAGAAAAGATGCTTGCCAGTCCTGAAATAGAGGCTTTATCAACACAGATCTTAAAAACGATCGGGCCTTGGTATATTTTACTATACTTTATCTATTTTGCAGTTCAGGAGCGTTATTATGGTGCAACGCTTGGAAAACGACTTTTTAAGATTCGAATTTTTAGCCTGCGCACGGGGAAAAATTTAACATGGAACAGTATTGCGATTAGAACGATTCTCTTTTTTATGGGAATGCAGTTTTTAACTTCATTGCCGATTGTGGGGATTTTCTTATTTGCAGGAACGGTTCTTTGGGCAATTCGTGATCCTCTCTATCGTCGTACACTTTATGATATGGTTGCCGGCACGGTTGTAGGATCAGTTCCTTCAGATAAATAA
- a CDS encoding cell division protein ZipA C-terminal FtsZ-binding domain-containing protein, producing the protein MVIVYILIGILLIAAAVYWVRLERNKAEDNVTDKVEPDLNGLFDDTSSVDRTNDVNRDQSADINAIDHDDLSYRPKVETVSVEEAPVFSQEINENLEEIAFADEDRKSTGFFGKLSGLFRGKRTDMAIYSDDGNLMRPASVETVALILSAAPDQPYSFKEILTVAHELDLRVENGGFIQLLTTTHYGDEPMYSIGHLLGDGTFDENLVRYHLDDTTPGLIFFSKIPGPDPDISTIEQLLAGIHHFSSALGGKILDTNQRVMSKDDLIELFHKINKLDNEEWERAYEAYETRNRE; encoded by the coding sequence ATGGTCATTGTGTATATCTTAATTGGTATTCTTCTTATCGCAGCAGCAGTCTATTGGGTACGCCTTGAACGAAATAAGGCTGAAGATAATGTGACAGATAAAGTAGAGCCAGATTTAAATGGTCTTTTTGATGATACATCAAGTGTAGATCGTACGAATGATGTCAATAGGGATCAGTCTGCCGATATTAATGCGATAGATCATGATGATCTCTCTTATCGTCCTAAAGTAGAAACCGTTTCAGTAGAAGAGGCGCCCGTTTTCTCTCAAGAGATTAACGAGAATCTAGAAGAGATTGCTTTTGCCGATGAAGATCGTAAATCAACAGGTTTTTTCGGTAAGTTATCGGGTCTATTTCGTGGGAAGCGTACTGATATGGCGATCTATAGTGATGATGGGAATTTAATGCGCCCAGCATCCGTTGAAACGGTTGCGCTGATTTTAAGTGCTGCGCCCGATCAGCCTTATAGCTTTAAAGAGATTTTAACGGTCGCTCACGAGCTTGATCTTCGCGTTGAAAATGGGGGCTTTATCCAGCTTTTAACAACAACGCATTATGGAGATGAACCAATGTATTCTATTGGTCATCTATTGGGAGATGGTACTTTTGATGAGAATTTGGTGCGCTATCACTTAGATGATACAACGCCTGGGTTAATCTTCTTCTCAAAAATTCCAGGGCCAGATCCAGATATTAGTACGATTGAGCAACTTTTAGCGGGTATTCATCATTTTAGCTCAGCATTAGGGGGGAAGATTTTAGATACCAATCAACGAGTCATGAGTAAAGATGATCTTATTGAGCTCTTTCATAAAATCAATAAGCTTGATAATGAAGAGTGGGAGAGAGCTTATGAGGCTTATGAGACTCGTAATCGTGAGTAA